A window of the Gossypium hirsutum isolate 1008001.06 chromosome A05, Gossypium_hirsutum_v2.1, whole genome shotgun sequence genome harbors these coding sequences:
- the LOC107905380 gene encoding dof zinc finger protein DOF1.5: protein MVMASHEGQGIKLFGATITLHAGRQVKEEHKEDDHSKADKRPDKIIPCPRCKSMETKFCYFNNYNVNQPRHFCKGCQRYWTAGGALRNVPVGAGRRKAKPVPGRGLAGFQEGCLFDGSSGVHVHQFELEGMVLDEWHLAAANGGFRQVFPMKRRRISCSGDHGDSCGLSVDQNQPTSEESMNQFP, encoded by the exons ATGGTCATGGCTAGCCATGAAGGCCAAGGGATCAAGCTATTTGGGGCAACAATTACGTTGCATGCAGGAAGACAAGTGAAAGAAGAACACAAAGAAGACGACCATTCAAAAGCCGACAAGAGGCCTGACAAGATCATACCTTGCCCTAGATGTAAGAGCATGGAGACCAAATTTTGTTACTTCAATAACTACAACGTGAATCAGCCCAGGCATTTCTGTAAAGGTTGCCAGAGGTACTGGACTGCAGGTGGTGCCCTTCGGAACGTTCCGGTAGGGGCTGGTCGCCGGAAAGCGAAGCCAGTACCGGGTCGTGGTCTTGCTGGGTTTCAGGAGGGGTGCTTGTTTGACGGCTCTAGTGGGGTGCACGTGCACCAGTTTGAGTTGGAGGGGATGGTGTTGGACGAGTGGCACTTGGCGGCAGCGAATGGTGGTTTCCGGCAAGTTTTCCCAATGAAGCGGAGGCGAATAAGCTGCTCTGGAG ATCATGGGGACTCATGTGGCCTCTCGGTAGACCAAAATCAACCCACTAGTGAGGAGTCCATGAACCAATTCCCTTAA
- the LOC107905379 gene encoding protein AGENET DOMAIN (AGD)-CONTAINING P1 isoform X2 translates to MAFKLNDLVEICKKEEGFSGVYYTAILLAAVGRKRYLVRYENRFNEDGSRFLTEAVDSDEIRPSPPQPSGYNFAVAERVEAFVDFAWRVGTVIRKVDPNYYVKLDCNGKEHHCPFFKVRRHLEWQNGTWLSPATGSESSQENRSERGDQPEDPGN, encoded by the exons ATGGCTTTCAAACTAAATGACCTGGTGGAGATATGCAAGAAGGAAGAGGGGTTCTCTGGCGTCTATTACACAGCCATTCTTCTAGCCGCGGTAGGAAGAAAGAGATACTTGGTACGGTATGAGAATCGTTTCAACGAGGACGGATCAAGGTTCCTCACTGAAGCTGTTGACTCCGATGAAATCAGGCCTTCTCCCCCACAACCTTCTGGCTACAATTTCGCCGTGGCTGAAAGGGTTGAAGCCTTCGTCGACTTTGCTTGGAGGGTTGGAACTGTCATTAGAAAAGTTGACCCCAATTACTATGTCAAGTTAGATTGCAATGGCAAGGAACATCACTGTCCTTTCTTTAAAGTTAGGCGTCATCTTGAATGGCAAAATGGGACTTGGCTCTCTCCTGCAACTGG GTCCGAAAGCAGCCAAGAAAACAGATCTGAGCGAGGGGATCAACCCGAAGATCCTGGCAACTAA
- the LOC107905379 gene encoding protein AGENET DOMAIN (AGD)-CONTAINING P1 isoform X1: protein MAFKLNDLVEICKKEEGFSGVYYTAILLAAVGRKRYLVRYENRFNEDGSRFLTEAVDSDEIRPSPPQPSGYNFAVAERVEAFVDFAWRVGTVIRKVDPNYYVKLDCNGKEHHCPFFKVRRHLEWQNGTWLSPATGLLLWSTSQLRAFAFHFQHWIPLFASL from the exons ATGGCTTTCAAACTAAATGACCTGGTGGAGATATGCAAGAAGGAAGAGGGGTTCTCTGGCGTCTATTACACAGCCATTCTTCTAGCCGCGGTAGGAAGAAAGAGATACTTGGTACGGTATGAGAATCGTTTCAACGAGGACGGATCAAGGTTCCTCACTGAAGCTGTTGACTCCGATGAAATCAGGCCTTCTCCCCCACAACCTTCTGGCTACAATTTCGCCGTGGCTGAAAGGGTTGAAGCCTTCGTCGACTTTGCTTGGAGGGTTGGAACTGTCATTAGAAAAGTTGACCCCAATTACTATGTCAAGTTAGATTGCAATGGCAAGGAACATCACTGTCCTTTCTTTAAAGTTAGGCGTCATCTTGAATGGCAAAATGGGACTTGGCTCTCTCCTGCAACTGG TCTACTACTGTGGTCAACAAGTCAACTAAGAGCATTTGCTTTCCATTTCCAGCATTGGATTCCATTGTTTGCAAGCTTATAG